The proteins below are encoded in one region of Neoasaia chiangmaiensis:
- a CDS encoding SemiSWEET family sugar transporter, with protein MPQFHAVTVVSLFAATLSMVSYVPQAWDIIRSRNTDGISVKTYIVTVAGFVAWLTYGALIRQWAIIGQNIICLGLSSFILAMKLLPQQKKEAVAETLTPPFVDDTGPSDRKAPSS; from the coding sequence ATGCCGCAGTTTCATGCCGTCACCGTGGTCAGTCTCTTCGCCGCGACCCTGTCGATGGTGAGTTACGTGCCACAGGCCTGGGACATCATCAGGTCCCGCAATACGGACGGAATTTCTGTAAAAACATATATCGTGACCGTCGCGGGTTTCGTGGCATGGCTGACCTACGGCGCGCTGATCCGGCAATGGGCCATCATTGGCCAGAACATCATCTGTCTCGGATTGTCGAGCTTCATCCTGGCGATGAAGCTCCTGCCCCAGCAGAAGAAGGAAGCCGTCGCCGAAACATTGACACCACCGTTCGTCGACGACACCGGGCCATCGGATCGAAAGGCACCGTCTTCCTGA
- the panC gene encoding pantoate--beta-alanine ligase, with product MTDMMIASEIATLRETVQQWKRDRLRVGFVPTMGALHEGHISLVRQALQACDRVIVSIFVNPTQFNDPTDLAAYPRTEHADGRLLHAAGAHMLYTPDAASMYPSGFSTTVHVSGLSEGLCGAFRPGHFDGMATVVTKLLIQTQADCAFFGEKDFQQLQIVRRLVTDLDIPTEIVPCATWREADDLAMSSRNRRLTAQGRETAARLPAAMRTAAAALAGGSAVGTVLATLRATLEQAGFEPVEYAELREAADLQPQGIVTDGCRLLVAAWIDGVRLIDNMPVSLR from the coding sequence ATGACCGACATGATGATCGCAAGTGAGATCGCGACCTTGCGCGAAACCGTGCAGCAATGGAAGCGCGACCGCCTGCGCGTGGGCTTCGTGCCCACGATGGGCGCCTTGCATGAAGGCCATATCAGCCTCGTCCGTCAGGCATTGCAGGCCTGCGATCGTGTTATTGTCTCGATCTTCGTCAATCCGACCCAGTTCAACGACCCGACCGACCTCGCCGCCTATCCGCGCACGGAACATGCAGACGGCCGGCTGTTGCACGCAGCCGGCGCACACATGCTCTACACCCCGGACGCGGCGTCGATGTATCCGTCCGGTTTCAGCACGACGGTTCACGTCAGCGGCCTGTCGGAAGGGCTGTGCGGTGCATTCCGGCCCGGGCATTTTGACGGCATGGCGACCGTCGTCACCAAACTTCTGATACAGACGCAGGCGGATTGCGCCTTTTTCGGCGAAAAGGATTTCCAGCAGTTACAGATTGTCCGCCGGCTGGTCACTGATCTGGATATCCCGACCGAGATCGTTCCCTGCGCCACATGGCGTGAAGCGGACGATCTTGCAATGTCCTCCCGCAATCGCCGCCTTACCGCGCAGGGGCGCGAAACAGCCGCGCGATTGCCAGCGGCCATGCGGACGGCGGCAGCGGCGCTCGCAGGCGGAAGCGCCGTCGGCACCGTTCTGGCCACGTTGCGCGCGACCCTCGAGCAGGCGGGATTCGAGCCGGTGGAGTATGCCGAACTGCGAGAGGCTGCCGATCTTCAACCCCAGGGCATCGTGACGGATGGCTGCCGCCTTCTGGTCGCGGCCTGGATCGATGGCGTCCGTCTGATCGACAATATG